From a region of the Hymenobacter jejuensis genome:
- a CDS encoding cupin domain-containing protein, with translation MSEKRYFRQQNPFRVPTTDGKLIEEHIGHASTHTGAYSVAHMVAPPQWGEPHQTPEFDEITIVVRGRKRFEVDGDVIELTAGESLLIKAGARVQYSNPFDEEVEYWSICVPAFSPDTVNREE, from the coding sequence ATGTCTGAAAAACGGTATTTCCGCCAGCAAAATCCTTTCCGCGTTCCCACCACCGACGGCAAGCTGATCGAAGAGCACATTGGCCATGCCAGCACGCACACCGGCGCGTACAGCGTGGCGCACATGGTAGCGCCGCCGCAGTGGGGCGAACCGCACCAAACGCCTGAATTTGATGAGATTACGATTGTGGTGCGCGGCCGCAAACGCTTCGAAGTCGACGGCGACGTAATTGAGCTTACGGCCGGCGAATCGCTGCTGATCAAGGCCGGCGCGCGGGTGCAGTATTCCAATCCCTTCGACGAAGAAGTGGAATATTGGTCAATCTGCGTACCGGCCTTCAGTCCCGATACCGTAAATCGAGAGGAATAA
- a CDS encoding Kazal-type serine protease inhibitor domain-containing protein, translating into MKLTFLAALLLLSAACSRPAQPAATAKTTCIDASKIRTDAICTMQYDPVCGCDGKVYSNACAATNAGVTSFTKGECPTKTN; encoded by the coding sequence ATGAAGCTTACTTTCCTTGCCGCCCTGCTGTTGCTGAGCGCTGCCTGTAGCCGTCCTGCGCAGCCGGCCGCCACGGCCAAAACAACCTGCATCGACGCCAGCAAGATTCGCACAGACGCCATTTGCACCATGCAATACGACCCCGTTTGTGGCTGCGACGGCAAAGTATACAGCAACGCGTGCGCAGCCACCAACGCTGGCGTTACTTCTTTCACCAAAGGCGAATGCCCCACCAAAACCAACTAA
- a CDS encoding Xaa-Pro dipeptidase, with protein MKLKLLIIIALYFSLCHAAQAQSKLKAIKAGRLVDVVKGTVLTNQIILIDNDKIVDVGPSLAIPQGAEVIDLSNATVLPGLIDCHTHLSMTPGDNYYEDIFRKTPIDKAVVAHLNTQRTLAAGFTMVRDLGGSDLIDVSLRNAINAGTIPGPRMLVATFALSATGGHGDLTGFSPEIDWKTNKDYTGIADGPDEIRKRVRNNVKFGADWIKIHATAGVLSEEGSAGAALYSLEEMKAAVDEAHRWGKKVAAHAHGAEGIKLAVLAGVTSIEHGSLLDDEDIKLMKKNGTWLVSDIYDDDYILSEYAKKGYPAKIIEKERSVGKLQRENFQKAVKAGVKVAYGTDAAVYPHGWNAKQFFYMVKFGLTPIQAIQSATLNAADLLEWKDRTGSITKGKLADIVAVEGNPLDDITILEKVKFVMKEGSVYKNEMAK; from the coding sequence ATGAAACTTAAGTTACTGATAATCATTGCATTGTATTTTTCGCTTTGCCACGCGGCGCAAGCGCAGTCGAAGCTGAAAGCCATCAAAGCCGGCCGGCTGGTCGATGTGGTAAAAGGCACGGTGCTCACCAACCAGATCATCCTCATCGACAACGATAAAATAGTGGACGTGGGGCCCTCGCTGGCGATTCCGCAGGGCGCCGAGGTAATCGATTTGAGCAACGCCACGGTGCTACCCGGCCTGATCGATTGCCACACGCACCTCTCCATGACGCCCGGCGACAACTATTACGAAGACATTTTCCGCAAAACGCCCATCGATAAGGCGGTAGTGGCCCACCTCAACACCCAGCGCACCCTGGCAGCAGGCTTTACGATGGTGCGCGACCTAGGCGGCAGCGACCTGATAGACGTGTCGTTGCGCAACGCCATCAACGCGGGTACTATTCCCGGTCCGCGCATGCTGGTGGCCACGTTTGCGCTCAGCGCCACGGGCGGCCACGGCGACCTGACGGGCTTTTCGCCGGAAATCGACTGGAAAACCAACAAAGACTACACCGGCATTGCCGACGGCCCCGACGAGATTCGCAAGCGGGTGCGCAACAACGTAAAATTCGGCGCCGACTGGATTAAAATTCACGCTACAGCGGGCGTATTGAGCGAAGAAGGCAGCGCCGGTGCGGCGCTCTATTCGCTGGAGGAAATGAAAGCGGCCGTGGACGAAGCGCATCGCTGGGGCAAAAAAGTAGCCGCCCACGCCCACGGTGCGGAGGGCATCAAGCTGGCGGTGCTGGCCGGCGTCACGAGTATTGAGCACGGCAGTCTGCTCGACGACGAGGACATCAAGCTGATGAAGAAAAACGGCACCTGGCTCGTCTCCGACATCTACGACGACGATTACATCCTGTCGGAATATGCCAAGAAGGGCTATCCCGCCAAGATCATCGAGAAGGAGCGCTCGGTGGGCAAATTGCAGCGCGAGAACTTCCAGAAAGCCGTAAAAGCCGGCGTGAAAGTCGCCTACGGCACCGATGCCGCCGTGTATCCGCACGGCTGGAACGCCAAGCAGTTCTTTTACATGGTGAAATTTGGCCTCACGCCGATACAGGCGATCCAATCGGCTACGCTCAACGCCGCCGACCTGCTGGAATGGAAAGACCGCACCGGCTCCATCACCAAAGGCAAGCTCGCCGACATCGTAGCCGTAGAGGGCAACCCACTCGACGACATCACGATTCTGGAAAAAGTAAAGTTCGTGATGAAGGAAGGCTCGGTGTACAAAAACGAGATGGCCAAATAA
- a CDS encoding dienelactone hydrolase family protein, translated as MDQRIINLFDEYTHKPLTRKEFMERLVKLTGGMALAMSALAVLDPGYVQAATIPEDDKDLVAEDVTWPGDDTTMKGYLVHPKGHKKRGAVVVIHENRGLTPHIKDVTRRVAKAGYLALGVDALSPFGGTPANEDEGRTLIGKLDPQQNLSNYVRALEYLRNRKDSNGKTGCVGFCWGGGLANQLAVHDSKLNAAVAYYGQQPKAEDVPLIKSAVMLHYGGLDERINAGIPAYEAALKAAGVRYELYVYEGVNHAFNNDSSPARYNAEAAKLAWERTLRLFHEQLG; from the coding sequence ATGGATCAGCGCATTATCAATCTTTTCGACGAATATACCCACAAGCCGCTAACGCGTAAGGAATTCATGGAGCGGTTGGTGAAACTGACTGGCGGCATGGCGCTGGCCATGTCGGCGTTGGCCGTGCTGGACCCTGGCTACGTGCAGGCCGCGACCATCCCCGAGGACGACAAAGACCTCGTGGCGGAAGATGTAACCTGGCCCGGCGACGACACCACCATGAAAGGCTACTTAGTGCACCCGAAAGGCCATAAGAAACGCGGCGCAGTGGTGGTTATTCACGAAAACCGCGGGCTTACGCCCCACATCAAAGACGTAACGCGCCGCGTGGCGAAAGCCGGGTACTTGGCGTTGGGTGTCGATGCGCTCTCCCCTTTCGGCGGCACGCCCGCCAACGAAGACGAAGGCCGCACGCTCATCGGCAAGCTCGATCCACAGCAGAACCTCAGCAACTACGTTCGGGCCCTCGAATACCTGCGCAACCGCAAAGACAGCAACGGCAAAACCGGCTGCGTGGGCTTTTGCTGGGGTGGTGGCCTCGCCAACCAGCTCGCCGTGCACGATTCCAAGCTCAATGCAGCCGTAGCCTACTATGGTCAGCAGCCCAAGGCCGAAGACGTCCCGCTAATCAAATCGGCAGTCATGCTCCATTACGGTGGCCTCGACGAGCGCATCAATGCGGGCATCCCGGCCTACGAAGCAGCCCTAAAAGCAGCCGGCGTGCGCTACGAGCTATACGTGTACGAAGGAGTTAATCACGCATTCAACAACGACTCATCGCCGGCGCGCTACAATGCGGAAGCAGCCAAACTGGCCTGGGAACGGACGCTACGGTTGTTTCACGAGCAGTTGGGGTAG